One genomic segment of Gasterosteus aculeatus chromosome 6, fGasAcu3.hap1.1, whole genome shotgun sequence includes these proteins:
- the cyp26c1 gene encoding cytochrome P450 26C1, with protein MLGSGPALEEMLPMAQFGVLSALATALTSLLSALLLLALTRQLWSLRWSLTRDKESSLPLPKGSMGWPLIGETFHWLFQGSNFHISRRERHGNVFKTHLLGKPVIRVTGSENIRKILLGEHSLVCTQWPQSTRIILGPNTLVNSIGDLHKRNRKILAKVFSRGALESYLPRVQDVVKSEIAKWCSEPGAIDVYSAAKSMTFRIAVRVLLGLQMEEERIVYLAKTFEQLMNNLFSLPIDAPFSGLRKGIKAREILHANMEKIIQEKIERQQAEEEYHDAFDYMLSTSKEHGQQLNIQELKETAVELIFAAHSTTASASTSLILQFLRHPAVVERARIELEAEGLAYESHSSHRPSDVTTEKEEEAADKETSRLLNGDGHNNQNPRDGFPQSQSRVPYLSLDKLSRLRYVDCVVKEVLRFLPPVSGGYRTALQTFELDGYQIPKGWSVMYSIRDTHETAAVFQSPELFDPDRFGPDREESRSARFSYVPFGGGVRSCVGKELAQMILKTLAVELIGTCKWTLATKNFPKMQTVPIVHPVNGLHVNFTYNNPL; from the exons ATGCTGGGCAGCGGACCAGCTCTCGAGGAGATGTTACCCATGGCCCAGTTCGGGGTGCTGTCGGCTCTGGCCACCGCGCTCACCTCGCTCCTGTCCGCGCTCCTGCTGCTGGCGCTGACCCGGCAGCTTTGGAGCCTCCGCTGGAGCCTGACCCGGGACAAAGAGAGCAGCCTCCCGCTGCCCAAGGGCTCCATGGGCTGGCCGCTGATCGGAGAGACTTTCCACTGGCTGTTCCAG GGTTCCAACTTCCACATCTCGCGCAGAGAGCGCCACGGCAACGTGTTTAAGACCCACCTCCTGGGGAAGCCCGTCATCCGCGTGACGGGGTCAGAAAACATCCGCAAGATCCTGCTGGGGGAGCACAGTCTGGTGTGCACCCAGTGGCCCCAGAGCACCCGCATCATCCTGGGACCCAACACCCTGGTCAACTCCATTGGAGACCTGCACAAGAGGAACCGAAAA ATTCTAGCTAAAGTGTTTAGCCGGGGGGCTCTGGAGTCCTACCTGCCCCGGGTGCAGGACGTCGTCAAGTCTGAAATCGCCAAGTGGTGCTCCGAGCCGGGCGCCATCGACGTTTACAGCGCGGCCAAGTCAATGACGTTCCGTATCGCAGTCAGGGTCCTGCTGGGTctgcagatggaggaggagcggaTAGTTTATCTGGCCAAGACCTTTGAGCAGCTGATGAACAACCTTTTCTCGCTGCCCATTGATGCTCCTTTCAGTGGGTTACGCAAG GGGATAAAAGCAAGAGAAATCCTGCATGCCAACATGGAGAAAATTATTCAGGAAAAGATTGAGCGGCAGCAGGCAGAGGAAGAATATCACGACGCCTTTGACTACATGCTGTCCACTTCCAAGGAGCACGGCCAGCAGCTCAACATCCAGGAGCTTAAG GAAACGGCGGTAGAGTTGATCTTCGCGGCTCACTCCACCACAGCCAGCGCCTCCACATCTCTGATTCTGCAGTTTCTCCGCCATCCAGCGGTGGTGGAGAGGGCCAGGATCGAGCTGGAAGCCGAGGGCCTTGCCTACGAATCCCacagcagccacagaccatctgATGTCACcacggagaaagaggaggaagctgcagacaaggagacaaGTCGCCTGCTCAACGGAGACGGTCATAATAACCAGAATCCCAGGGATGGTTTTCCACAGTCTCAGTCTCGTGTTCCCTATCTGAGCCTGGACAAGCTGAGCCGGCTCCGCTACGTGGACTGTGTCGTCAAAGAGGTGCTCCGCTTCCTGCCGCCGGTATCCGGCGGTTACCGGACCGCCCTGCAGACGTTCGAATTAGAC GGCTACCAGATCCCCAAAGGCTGGAGTGTAATGTACAGCATCCGGGACACTCATGAGACCGCAGCGGTCTTCCAGAGTCCGGAGCTGTTTGACCCTGACCGGTTCGGACCGGACCGGGAGGAGAGCCGGTCGGCTCGCTTCAGCTACGTGCCGTTCGGCGGGGGCGTGCGGAGCTGCGTTGGGAAAGAACTGGCCCAGATGATCCTAAAGACGCTGGCAGTGGAGCTCATCGGGACCTGTAAATGGACTCTGGCCACCAAGAACTTCCCCAAGATGCAGACGGTGCCAATAGTGCATCCGGTCAACGGGCTGCATGTGAATTTCACTTACAACAACCctctttag